From a region of the Paenibacillus segetis genome:
- a CDS encoding restriction endonuclease subunit S codes for MNFEKIGDIVEVYDSLHHTPKNYLDSGYPMVRVKDIKQGFLTLRDVAYVDEDVYKEFTKKYIPQIGDVVLSRVGSYGIPCFVQTNEVFCLGQNTVVLHPVEVEPKYLYYCLSSNIVQNQIEKLVTGSTQKTISLKSIKEVEIPFPNKETQEKVGDFFFNIDSKLNANKEIIDNVEELSQTLFKHWFIDFEFPNEEGLPYKSSGGKMVESELGEIPEGWKVYKLNDFTESVSKSINKNNIQFARFLNTSDILEGYVGNVDLSPTDKMPGQAKKLIKKDDILYSEIRPKNKRYAFVNFDSYEYVVSTKLMVLRVDKEIYSSKLLYLWLIMPEVINELQQIAEDRSGTFPQITFNTLSEFKFVIPNQEVLNRLAEPLEKLIDVQMELKEENEKLIELRDSLLPKLLSGEIEIPDESVVD; via the coding sequence ATGAATTTTGAAAAAATTGGTGATATAGTTGAGGTTTATGATTCATTACATCATACACCTAAAAATTATTTAGATTCTGGGTATCCAATGGTCAGGGTAAAAGATATTAAACAGGGTTTCTTAACCTTGCGTGACGTGGCTTATGTTGATGAGGATGTATATAAGGAGTTTACAAAAAAATATATTCCTCAAATAGGTGATGTCGTTTTAAGTAGGGTAGGGAGTTATGGGATTCCTTGTTTTGTACAAACTAATGAAGTGTTTTGTCTAGGACAAAACACGGTTGTTTTACATCCGGTAGAAGTAGAACCTAAATATTTATACTATTGTTTATCTTCGAATATTGTTCAAAATCAAATTGAAAAGTTAGTGACAGGTTCTACTCAAAAAACGATTAGTTTAAAGAGTATAAAGGAAGTTGAGATTCCCTTTCCTAATAAAGAAACTCAAGAAAAAGTAGGGGATTTTTTCTTTAATATTGATTCAAAGTTGAATGCTAATAAAGAAATTATTGATAATGTAGAAGAACTCTCTCAAACCCTGTTCAAACATTGGTTCATTGATTTTGAGTTTCCAAATGAGGAAGGGTTACCGTATAAATCAAGTGGTGGCAAGATGGTGGAGAGTGAGTTAGGGGAGATACCTGAGGGGTGGAAAGTATATAAATTAAACGATTTTACAGAAAGTGTGTCTAAATCGATTAATAAGAATAATATTCAATTTGCTAGATTCTTAAATACTTCAGATATTCTTGAAGGTTATGTAGGAAATGTGGATCTGAGCCCTACTGACAAAATGCCAGGACAAGCTAAAAAGTTAATTAAAAAGGACGATATTTTGTATAGCGAAATACGACCTAAAAATAAAAGATATGCTTTTGTGAATTTTGACTCTTATGAATATGTAGTATCAACTAAATTAATGGTATTACGAGTAGATAAAGAAATTTATTCAAGTAAACTACTGTATTTGTGGTTAATAATGCCAGAGGTTATCAATGAATTACAACAAATTGCTGAAGATCGATCAGGCACGTTTCCACAGATAACATTTAATACATTATCAGAGTTTAAATTTGTCATTCCAAATCAAGAAGTTTTAAATCGCCTTGCTGAACCGTTAGAAAAATTGATAGACGTACAAATGGAATTAAAAGAGGAAAATGAGAAATTAATAGAATTAAGAGACTCCCTCCTCCCAAAACTCCTATCAGGAGAAATCGAAATCCCAGACGAAAGTGTGGTAGATTGA